The genomic interval ctggcagtctaataGAGGAGTCCGGGCGAATGCCAGAACGTTACCTGCCAtatggataatgctatgggggttgtttttcaggggtcggcctaggccccttagttccagtgaagggaaaacttaatgcttcagcataccaagacatttttgaCAATTATATTCTTCCaattttgtgggaacagtttggggggtGGCCCTTTTCTGTTGAAGTATGATTGTGCTCCcttaagcaaggtccataaaggcttgGGTGctggcacagagccctgacctttaATCTTTGGGATGAACTTGAACGGAGATTAAGTCAGGTTCGCTTGTCCACCATCAGACTCTGTaaccacaaatgctcttctgggtgAATGAGAAAAATTCCCGCAGACACTCAGAAAtcgtgtagaaagccttcccagaagagaggAAGCGGTTTTATCTGTAAAGAGGAGACCAGCTCCATATTAATAATTATCAATTCAGAACGGAACATCATAAAAGCAGCTGTCggggtaggtgtcccaatacttttgttcatatagtgtatgtattgcAATACACATCTTTTACATTTACTAATAAGAGAATTACTTCCACTGTGGGTTCCCACAACATGGCACCACATGGACCAGCAGAGCCACGACTGTGATAAAtgtcactataaggctgggttcacacgaccatgttacgtccgtaaagtacggaacgtatttcggccggaagacccggaccgaacacactgcagggggccgggctcctagcatcatagtgatgtacgacgctaggagtccctgcctcgctgcaggacagctgtcccgtactgtaatcatgattacagtacgggacagtagttccacgcagaggcagggactcctagcgtcgtacatcactatgatgctaggagcccggccccctgcagtgtgttcggtccgggtcttccggccgaaatacgttccgtccattacggacgtaacatggtcgtgtgaacccagcctaacagggaTCAAACCTAAATTATGTTACAAATCAAAATGACTGAAACACGTTATTTTTAGTGTAATGTTATATtactaaaaatgcaaaaaaaaaaaaatgtattaggagGGGTGGAGCAAGTTTGAGGGGGAGGTGCtacactgaatctttgcccccggCGAAGGAAAGTCCAGCTCCGGTTCGACCTACATATGCCATtgcatgcctatacagtggcatttGTTGAAGGTATAAGTCTGGGAATACGCCCGTTGTATACCTCAGACTAAACAAAAAATTAGATGTGTACAGAGCCAAATTTGGCCACCGTGGTTTTGGgcaataaaaatgtgaaaaaataaccCTACAGAAAACGGGAGGAAGTGCTGGGTGTTAATCtagcctttgggtatgttcacacggcagcctccgttacggctgaaattacggtgctgttttcaggagaaaaccgcaccgtaatttcagccgtaatggcatgtgcaggcgtctttcgctgcgtccattaaggacgtaattggagctgtttttctatggagggattgactgcctgattagaacgattaaaattgaattttattagtatagtataaaatgtggctcatatagcccaatagtaacatatattcaggctcagacaaAGTAGTCAGGTataggaggtggtgagactctcctcttatagtatacagccctgacagcaacttgctgagagaaaataattccagcccaccgggctcacagcaAGTGGTCAGAGAGAAGAGTTAGTCCTGTTGACAGACTACTCTTGGACATTTCTCCGAACCACCGCTGCACTAATTAtgacaaccctacgcgtttcagtgtcactggtaggtgtgacacatcatcagggattgtaaaagttgatgccggttaagcacaattttgtgctaacatttgtttctcccggctcgtgcacgactctaatacaaatgtgacactgaaacgcgtagggttgtcaTAATTAGTGCAGCGGGGGTTCGGAGAAATGTCCAAGAGTAGTCTGTCAACAGGACTAACTCTTTTTCTCTGACCACTtgctgtgagcccggtgggctggaattattttctctcagcaagttgctgtcagggctgtatactataagaggagagtctcaccacctcctatccctgactactttgtctgagcctgaatatatgttactattgggctatatgagccacattttatactatactaataaaattcaattttaatcgttctaatcaggcagtcaatCTATCTATTCAGTGAACGACATTTACATTACCAATAGTTGGATTCATatactgtttttctatggagtccatggaaaacggctccatttacgtctgaagaagtgacatccacttctttgacgcgggcgtcttttttacgcgccgccttttgacagcagcgcgtaaaaaaaatgaccgtcggcacagaacatcgtaagacccattccaaTGAATGGgcaatgtttgccgacgcttttgagccgcattttcggacataattcagggctaaaacgctcaaattacgtccataaatagtgtgtgtgaacccagccatagagaAACAATTGTCACGGTTAATATGCCATAGGTGCTATTGACTCTGCAAGATCAAAGTTATCTCTGGGTGAGTGCAGCTGCCAGGAACACGTCACGGGCACAACTGTGCCAGCATTAAACCACCCTGTGCCGTACATTTTTCTATTTGCATACTTTTTATAATTAGACTATCATTTTCCTGACATTATATATGATTATACACCAAAGCAGTACCTGAAAGATCATATGCGTTCTGGCCTATGTCTATGACAATCTTTAGGCAAACACCGGCTACATTTGGCAGAATTCCCTGTGAGTTTCCCCAGAACGCACAACAAACAATCAAATGAGAACAGCGCCTTTCATACGGAAATGATCATCGATACAAATGTACAGTTGTCCCACACAAAGCACCAACAGTCTAGAAATGGATACATTGTGCCGAGCTTTAAAATCATAACGCTCATCCCAGACAGATCATATCAGATCCGGCACCGCCTTCAGTCAGTGGGCCTGGCAGCACAAAGGAAACTCAGCCCCTTCTAGTCCTCTGACCCAGCGACTCTAATCTGTGAAAGGCCGCGTTGTGATgtcgattattttttttaaaggactcCAACAGCCAATCCGCATTCGCCTTGCTTTGCATGGCAGCCAATCGTAGCGCGCGTTATTGTTTGGCGTCCCGCTTCTCCGTCGTGCACACTGCGGCCGTTACTATCTTGCAATCTGTTTCCGTTCCCAGCTCCAATTGACGTCCTTTTGTCAGGGCGGGGAGTTACGGTTAGACGGTCGTAGGCTGCATGTGCGCACCATGACGGAGTATTTGGAAGACCCCTCAgttctcaccaaagagaagctgaaGAACGAATTAATAGCGAATAATATTGTTCTCCCGAGCGGGGATCAACGCAAAGACGTCTATGTGCAGCTGTACCGCCAGCACCTGACATCCCGCAACCGCGCCACTCCGGACTTCTCTAGTGACGAGGAAAGGGAGTCCACACCGTTGCGGAGCAGAGGACGGCCGCCGGGACGGGTGAGATGAGAGTGGTGCAGTGAATGCATGTGTGCCTCTTTTGTTTTCCCAGCGCGCTGCTGTGTATGGACTTGAATCAATGGGGCCGTAATAAGTCGGGGTCGTTGCACTGCTAGGACCCCAGTACCACACACTGTGAACTAATTCGTCAGATGTGTTCATTATTATTCAATGGGAGAGTAATGGCGGTCTCCGGAAATTGAAGCTGGTAACGGTTCAGATAACGGACATGCTAGGTGGATAATATTGCAGCCTCTCGTGTCATGTACTGTCTACATTAATATAGGGGTTTCAGTATTTTATTTATACTATTTATCCCGCTACAGCGCCATCTGGCGGAGCTGACTAGACGTTTCCCGCCTTTTTTTTCTTAGCACTGAATATCAATATTAATTTCTTGACATTTTGTAGCGTATAGAGCTTACCTTGAGCTGTAGAGTCGCCACAGATGGAGAACCATGGGTTGCAGACCATTGGTCCAGAGTGTATATTATGAATTATTAGTTATTATAGAGAGCTGCTGCTATCACTATCTTGTCAGTAATCCCTTCACTCTGTCCTGCCAGACTTGACCACTTCCAGGGAACAATAGTTGGAATTGAATTGTGCATTTTGTTGCTAATATTTCTAGCATTGCCGTTGTATAATTGTATTTGAATTAGTACAGGGAAAATCACTGATGGACTTGTGATGGACTTGGCTACAggcgtgttatttttttttttgcatcccctgTATCCCTTTTGCTTGTTTTGAGTCGGTGATGACCGAGTCCTGTTTGCAGCAgtattaaagaggccctgtcaccacattataagtggtctatattgtacatgatgtgatcggcgctgtgatgtagattacagcagtgttttttatttagaaaaacgatcatttttgacggagttatgacctatattagctttatgctaatgggtATCTcattggacaactgggcgtgtattactaTATGACCAAATGGGCTTGGTACAGAGGactgtatgaagctgaccaatcagtgactaatcagcgtcatacacttctctccattcatttacactgaagatagcgatatagctatgtgcagtcacataaatatGCTATAATGCTacttgtgtcatgacaatgaatatacattacctccagccaagacgggatgtgtattcagaatcctgaccacttctctgtgagttacagcacagcaggcgtagtctcgcgtgaTTACGCtgcaagctgtcatttacagcgagatctcgctgtgctgttctGTAGTCTCGcacagacactacagaagtggtcaggattctgaatacacatcacgtcctggctggaggtaatgtatagtcATTGTCATGACGCAtgcgtagcgttatagtgtgtgtatgtgacagcacatagcgatatagctatatcgctagtgcagtataaatgaatggagagaagtgtatgacactgattggtcagcatcatacactcctctgtacatcgcccacttggtcatatagtaaaacacgcccagttgtcaattgagacactcattagcataaagctaatataggtcataactccgtcaaaaatgatagtttttctaaataaaaaacactgctgtaatctacattacagcgccgatcacatcatgtacaatataggccacttataatctggtgacagagcctctttaagagttcGTCATTGCTATAAGCCTTTGAAATATGTTTGCATTTATTGGTGTATTGCTTTTGACTGGCCATTTTACTTATTTCCTCGTGTGTATGTGGGTGTTAATACTATAATATTTACCCCAAGTTTTACATAGGATAGACCATTCATATGACATAGACTAGTCGCACTACTTGGTGGTCAGCTCTGTCGTTATCAACTCGAGATTCTAGTTGACCCTTTAAACCGGGTTATCTACAAAATGCCAAAAATAAAAAGACTCTAGTGGCATCTCATGACAGGTGCACTATAGCATCTGTTCCTGAAGGTCCAAAATTTGTTGCGGTCTCGAGACTCCCACTCTATAAACGGGAGTGGAGAGCAGCTCTGGTGGATTTGGCTGACCAACCTTTTTCTTTTGCAAGCAGGTCAAATTGTGATCCCCtttctgagacaacccctttaagagagtaTCTCCACAATATGTTCTGGTGTCCTGTCAGTAGATTGCATCTGCATATTTTGCTTATTGTTTTTGTACTAAACACCACCCATATATTTTAGACCCATTTGTGGAAAGCACTAAAGAGCTTTGCTGATACCTATCCACATGTGCGGTCACCAGGCGGAACGGTGACCCCAGTTCTGGAGATAGATGCTGGTCCTAATGCTAGGACCGGCAATAACTCTTTAAATAAGGGCATCGGTTAGATTGCCATTATATATTAAAACACGGTCTGCTCTTTGCCCACTGAACCGCAGTttggagaaagttttgtccttcTCAAAAAGACTTGTTGGCAGTACTACTTTGCATCATCCGTTGTTATGACTTTATTATTAAACAAATTTGAGAAGTTTTACAACCATGGCCAAAAGCTTGTAATGTAAATATCAATAGCTTGCTAAGTGACCTTCTATATTATGGtgtctatttttctttttaagaaAGCCACAAAGAAGACAGATAAACCAACTGTAGAAGGGACAAACGAGCAAGACATAACTTCTCTCAGTAATGAAGCTCTCAAAGAGGAACTGCTAAAATATGGATATAAACCAGGTCCTGTTTtaggtaagttttttttttttttctgagtaaaGCAATTGTCACCACTTTGTTTTTGCCATATAAGAAAAACTTACGTAAAGGCCGCTACAATCTATTTGCCTTTTTTTCTGATATACAGGCAGTACAAGAAAAGTTTATGAGCAAAGGCTTTTGAAGTTGAAGGAGCAAGCAGAGGTGCCATCTGTTGCACCTCCTGTAGCAGACTTGTCAACTGCAGATAACAAGCAAAATGGAAACACGGATTCTGGACAGTACAGTGACAATGATGGTAAAGTTTCTATCAGTGTTTAAAGcgcacctaacttttcaggtgactcttcagaataagctgtcgtgtGTGTACATAAGCTATTAATACTacttctgaccattatatgacttgtttatggcattttttagcagtttccccccccctctgcaggctctctaatTCCccgttttccctgagctagtggacagatcctaagggtatgttcacacgcagtgttttctgatgtaatttgggcgttttacgcctgaaaaaactgctccattacgcctacaaacatctgcccattgctttcaatgggttttacagtgttctgttcccactagTTGTTATTTTACACGtcggtcaaaatacggcgcgtaaaaagacgccagcgAAAAAGTCACTacttcggacgtttttggagccgtttttcattgactccattgaaacgtccctaaaatacgccgcgaaaaacacaagttgctacaaaaacgtctgaaaatcaggagctgttttcgcctgacgtttttggtcactgcgtgtgaacataccctaacagctatcatgtctactatacactgcacgcacaggagaatcctgctcccctatctctttCTATCTCATATAACAAAGCTACAGCAGCATGCAGGAGATTATACAGTAATGAGCCGTTTAGCGGAGAATCCAGCagtggggtgacatagaaatcttaccagcagcctggttCTTTCCCCCtcttctcctgcttcctccccctgctcactccatagacttgtatgctgCCTGTCTGTTGACTCACGCTCTCTTCTCCCCCCTctgtagacttgtataggcaggtaGTGAAGTGACACACCCCCGCCTTCTGCAGCCCgtctgtaaccagggacggacTTTGTTTGACAACGGAGTGGACAGCaggttacaggaagggagacatagTGGCAgtgacttcacacagaatttgcatggataaaactgtATTTCAACAGTGTGTAAATTACAATGCTGATCTTTATAAGGTATACTgtaagattagcataagttgtttaaaaagttagtgtccGTTTAACACGTTTAATCACCATTCGCTGTTGATTAAGTGTAAATTGATAGCGAGTTCTTTGACCATGCGCTCCCATGGCAGTTGTGAAGAACTTATTTTCACCCTTTAGCTACCAGTCCAGGGAAACCTTATATATTTCACTGGAGaaca from Rhinoderma darwinii isolate aRhiDar2 chromosome 3, aRhiDar2.hap1, whole genome shotgun sequence carries:
- the TMPO gene encoding thymopoietin isoform X2, whose product is MTEYLEDPSVLTKEKLKNELIANNIVLPSGDQRKDVYVQLYRQHLTSRNRATPDFSSDEERESTPLRSRGRPPGRKATKKTDKPTVEGTNEQDITSLSNEALKEELLKYGYKPGPVLGSTRKVYEQRLLKLKEQAEVPSVAPPVADLSTADNKQNGNTDSGQYSDNDEPKTDLTFESREPLRSKPKAQVTSQIKRLEQNEIIEKSFAEEKREERDVLKEMFPYEASTPTGISASCRRPIKGAAGRPFNIKDYKDYKLEESYSSKYISKYQPVMEAKTAKGKSGRSIPMWIKLLILVILVVLAVFVYQAMEPNEGDTFMKWLQGEQNLSKDEN
- the TMPO gene encoding thymopoietin isoform X3, which translates into the protein MTEYLEDPSVLTKEKLKNELIANNIVLPSGDQRKDVYVQLYRQHLTSRNRATPDFSSDEERESTPLRSRGRPPGRKATKKTDKPTVEGTNEQDITSLSNEALKEELLKYGYKPGPVLGSTRKVYEQRLLKLKEQAEVPSVAPPVADLSTADNKQNGNTDSGQYSDNDEPKTDLTFESREPLRSKPKAQVTSQIKRLEQNETFEDTEVLSELNVKRSSRRPPKDFLPEIEELSINLTVMIFNLTTYFHSFKIFAICTSIFPFGLLFTILYFTDWLFL